One Pleurocapsa sp. PCC 7327 DNA segment encodes these proteins:
- a CDS encoding DUF3685 domain-containing protein, whose product MSNRPIELLTIDDDPIFRLGLATALEAFDDIRVIAQADSMATALARLAEKIPDLVILEPAMPDGWQLCRQIRQDYPDLPIFLLSATTDSENLLAAQVYGVKGYAPKGTAIEEIVAVLRLVAAGETQWYPIVSFSPDRSLRQPIRRRNWLVRTGESGLAQIEATLKEVQAQLDNPQLPLFDWLYWSGRRRELLASRWLVKQLVPVEVVVVPETAPEPKKPSDRGGELAISPKRNLSRLSLPTTDLLVPGTSPTAIILNNTLAKIQLGIENRTGVPLEIDILQANKKQEIFYLVLDRFRKILEDLRSLNVTREELPQKRSLVLRELLESSLLDFFSQYYTSLGLNANKIIEIFSLDARTIEEEILEKIPMITELLEYCLFETHLAIDNIFYRPESPEAITRAEIILQNLIERIVNAIVQTILNNFSEIEIIKQNLYQKNYLSSREIARFRNDISWRYRKERYIEEPKNIFESQYRLFFLNGGSLKTTYIYAPRQDELYQLNGIPWLVTIALELRDALSPRLRAVVAFVGKGVVYLLTQVIGRAIGLIARGIIQGIGNTLQETRYGKNSERGK is encoded by the coding sequence GTGAGCAATCGCCCGATTGAACTTCTGACCATCGACGACGATCCGATCTTTCGGCTAGGTCTTGCTACAGCATTAGAAGCCTTTGACGATATTCGGGTTATTGCCCAAGCCGACAGCATGGCTACCGCACTCGCCCGATTGGCAGAAAAAATTCCCGATCTTGTTATTTTAGAACCAGCTATGCCCGATGGCTGGCAACTCTGTCGGCAGATTCGACAAGATTACCCTGATTTACCAATTTTTCTCTTAAGCGCAACAACCGATTCAGAAAACCTGTTAGCAGCTCAAGTCTATGGCGTGAAAGGTTACGCCCCGAAAGGAACGGCGATCGAAGAAATCGTAGCAGTTCTGCGTCTGGTTGCCGCAGGCGAAACTCAATGGTACCCAATAGTATCCTTTTCCCCCGACCGCTCTCTTCGACAACCCATCCGCCGCAGAAATTGGCTCGTTCGCACGGGAGAGTCGGGACTGGCGCAAATTGAAGCAACGCTAAAAGAGGTACAAGCTCAGCTAGATAACCCTCAGCTACCGCTATTCGATTGGTTATATTGGAGTGGGAGAAGGCGAGAACTCCTAGCTTCGCGTTGGCTAGTCAAGCAACTTGTGCCCGTAGAAGTTGTCGTCGTTCCGGAAACTGCTCCCGAACCGAAAAAACCCAGCGATCGCGGCGGCGAACTAGCCATCTCTCCCAAACGGAACCTGTCCCGTCTCTCCCTTCCCACTACTGACTTGCTTGTGCCTGGGACATCTCCAACAGCAATTATATTAAATAATACGCTGGCAAAAATTCAACTGGGGATAGAGAATCGAACTGGCGTTCCGCTAGAAATCGATATTCTGCAAGCCAATAAAAAACAAGAAATATTTTATTTAGTTCTCGATCGCTTCAGAAAAATTTTAGAAGACTTGCGATCGCTCAATGTTACTCGCGAGGAGCTACCCCAGAAACGCTCCCTGGTTTTGCGAGAGTTATTAGAGTCTTCTTTATTAGATTTTTTTAGCCAATATTACACTTCGCTCGGTTTGAATGCTAATAAAATTATCGAGATCTTTTCCCTAGATGCTAGAACGATTGAAGAAGAAATCCTAGAAAAAATCCCGATGATAACCGAGCTTTTGGAATATTGTTTATTTGAAACACATTTAGCGATCGATAATATCTTCTATCGTCCCGAATCGCCTGAAGCAATAACCAGAGCGGAAATTATTTTACAAAACCTAATCGAGCGAATTGTCAATGCGATCGTCCAAACGATCTTGAATAATTTTTCTGAAATTGAAATAATCAAACAAAATCTTTATCAGAAAAATTATCTGTCTTCTAGAGAGATTGCGCGATTTCGGAACGACATTTCTTGGCGATACCGAAAAGAACGCTACATTGAAGAGCCAAAAAATATTTTTGAAAGTCAATATCGGTTATTTTTCCTAAACGGAGGCAGCCTGAAAACTACTTATATCTATGCGCCGCGCCAAGACGAACTCTACCAACTTAACGGAATTCCTTGGTTGGTGACAATAGCTCTAGAGTTGCGCGACGCGCTTTCCCCGCGCCTGCGAGCGGTTGTTGCGTTTGTTGGCAAAGGTGTTGTTTACTTGCTGACACAAGTTATCGGCAGAGCCATTGGCTTGATCGCTCGCGGGATAATTCAAGGGATCGGCAACACTCTACAAGAGACGCGATACGGAAAAAACAGCGAACGAGGCAAGTAA
- the cphA gene encoding cyanophycin synthetase has protein sequence MKILKTQTLRGPNYWSIRRQKLIVMRLDLEDLADRPSNEIPGFYEGLVKVLPTIEEHFCSLGRRGGFLERVRQGTYMGHIIEHVALELQELAGMPVGFGRTRETSTPGVCNVVFEYVDEQAGRYAGRAAVRLCRAIVDTGTYPKAEFEQDIADLKDLHANASLGPSTETIVKEAEARKIPWMMLSARAMVQFGYGIHQKRIQATLSSYSGILAVELACDKEGTKTILQDAGIPVPCGTVIQYLDELEDAIEDVGGYPIVIKPLDGNHGRGITINIKNWQEAEAAYDLASAEAKSRSVIVERFYQGSDHRILVINGKLIAVAERIPAHVVGDGRSTIEELIEETNRDPNRGEGHDNVLTKITIDRTSISVLERQGYTLKTVLRQGEIAYLRDTANLSTGGIAIDRTDDIHPENIWIAERVVKLIGLDIAGIDVVTPDITKPLQEVGGVIVEVNAAPGFRMHVAPSRGLPRNVAAPVLDMLFPKGTPVRIPIIALTGTNGKTTTTRLTAHIYCQTGKVVGYTTTDGIYINDYLVQKGDNTGPQSASVILKDPTVEVAVLETARGGILRSGLAFDSCDIGVVLNVAADHLGIGDIDTIEQMAKVKSVVAETVSPDGYAVLNADDPLVAAMAERVKSKIAYFSMNPDNPIIQNHIRRGGMAAVYENGYLSILEGEWTLRIEEVVNVPVTMGGMAPFMIANALAACLAAFANGVDIEAIRQGIRTFSPSANQTPGRMNLFKLSSFHALVDYAHNPAGYEAVGGFVRNWNGEKLGVVGGPGDRRDEDLILLGKLSAQIFDRIIVKEDDDTRGRERGEVADLIVKGMLQEKPDARYQTILDETEAIETGLDRVDNGGLVVIFPESVSRAIALIKKRQNHSDS, from the coding sequence ATGAAGATTCTCAAAACCCAAACCCTGCGCGGTCCCAATTACTGGAGCATTCGGCGGCAAAAATTAATTGTTATGCGTCTCGATCTAGAGGATCTGGCAGATAGACCCTCTAACGAAATCCCCGGTTTCTACGAAGGATTGGTCAAGGTATTGCCGACCATAGAAGAACATTTCTGCTCTCTCGGTCGTCGCGGCGGTTTTTTGGAGCGGGTGCGGCAAGGCACATACATGGGACACATCATCGAACACGTCGCCCTCGAACTCCAGGAATTGGCAGGGATGCCAGTGGGATTCGGTCGCACGCGAGAAACCTCAACTCCCGGCGTGTGTAACGTCGTTTTTGAATATGTTGACGAACAAGCGGGACGTTACGCTGGCAGAGCAGCCGTGCGCCTCTGTCGAGCGATTGTCGATACGGGAACTTATCCCAAAGCAGAATTCGAGCAAGATATAGCCGACCTCAAAGATCTCCACGCCAATGCCTCACTCGGTCCGAGTACAGAAACCATCGTCAAAGAAGCCGAGGCGCGAAAAATTCCCTGGATGATGCTGAGCGCTCGCGCCATGGTTCAATTCGGTTATGGGATTCACCAAAAGCGCATTCAGGCAACTTTAAGCAGTTACTCCGGAATCTTAGCTGTCGAACTCGCCTGCGATAAAGAAGGGACAAAAACGATTCTTCAGGATGCGGGAATTCCCGTGCCTTGCGGAACCGTCATTCAATATCTCGACGAACTCGAAGACGCGATCGAAGATGTAGGCGGTTATCCCATCGTCATCAAGCCTCTCGATGGCAATCACGGACGCGGCATTACAATTAACATCAAGAACTGGCAAGAAGCCGAAGCCGCCTATGACCTAGCAAGCGCGGAAGCCAAAAGCCGCTCGGTAATCGTGGAGCGCTTTTATCAAGGAAGCGACCATCGCATTTTAGTGATTAATGGCAAACTGATAGCCGTTGCCGAGAGAATACCCGCTCACGTGGTCGGCGATGGGAGATCGACCATTGAAGAATTGATTGAAGAAACCAATCGCGATCCCAATCGCGGCGAAGGACACGATAACGTGTTAACGAAAATTACCATCGATCGCACCTCGATCTCTGTCCTAGAACGTCAAGGCTACACCCTCAAAACAGTACTCAGGCAAGGAGAAATCGCCTACCTGCGAGACACGGCTAATTTGAGTACGGGCGGGATTGCTATCGATCGCACCGACGATATTCACCCAGAAAATATTTGGATTGCCGAACGAGTTGTCAAGCTCATCGGTTTGGACATTGCAGGCATTGATGTCGTCACCCCAGACATCACCAAACCCTTACAAGAAGTCGGCGGCGTAATCGTCGAAGTCAATGCGGCTCCGGGATTTCGCATGCACGTCGCTCCCAGTCGGGGCTTACCTCGCAACGTCGCGGCTCCCGTCCTGGACATGCTCTTTCCAAAAGGAACGCCAGTTCGCATTCCCATAATTGCCCTGACGGGAACCAACGGAAAAACTACTACGACTCGCCTGACCGCTCATATCTATTGCCAAACGGGAAAAGTGGTCGGCTACACCACAACTGACGGCATTTATATTAATGATTACTTAGTACAAAAAGGCGATAATACCGGACCCCAGAGCGCGAGCGTTATTTTAAAAGACCCAACCGTAGAAGTAGCAGTTCTAGAAACGGCTCGCGGCGGAATTCTGCGTTCCGGGCTAGCGTTTGATAGCTGCGATATCGGCGTGGTTTTGAATGTGGCAGCCGATCACCTGGGAATTGGCGATATCGATACTATCGAACAAATGGCAAAAGTCAAAAGCGTGGTGGCAGAAACCGTCAGTCCCGATGGCTATGCCGTTCTCAATGCTGACGATCCTCTGGTGGCGGCAATGGCGGAACGAGTTAAAAGTAAGATCGCTTATTTTTCTATGAACCCCGACAATCCAATTATCCAAAACCATATCCGTCGGGGTGGCATGGCTGCTGTCTATGAAAATGGCTATCTTTCAATTCTAGAAGGCGAATGGACGCTGCGCATTGAAGAAGTCGTCAATGTTCCCGTCACGATGGGAGGGATGGCTCCCTTCATGATTGCCAACGCGCTAGCTGCTTGTTTGGCAGCCTTTGCTAATGGCGTTGATATCGAAGCAATCCGTCAAGGGATCAGAACTTTTAGTCCGTCGGCAAATCAAACGCCAGGACGGATGAATTTATTTAAGCTGAGTTCTTTTCACGCTCTAGTCGATTACGCTCACAATCCTGCCGGATATGAAGCAGTCGGCGGATTCGTCCGTAATTGGAATGGCGAGAAACTTGGAGTGGTGGGCGGCCCTGGCGATCGCCGCGATGAGGATTTGATTCTTTTGGGTAAACTCTCGGCGCAAATCTTCGATCGCATTATTGTCAAAGAAGACGACGATACGCGAGGACGAGAACGCGGCGAAGTTGCCGATCTGATTGTCAAAGGCATGCTTCAAGAAAAGCCTGATGCTCGCTATCAAACTATTTTGGACGAAACAGAAGCGATTGAAACGGGTTTAGACCGCGTCGATAATGGCGGTTTGGTGGTCATTTTCCCCGAAAGTGTCAGCCGCGCCATTGCTCTAATTAAAAAACGACAAAATCATTCAGATAGTTAA
- a CDS encoding DUF1868 domain-containing protein, whose translation MDETYQVYVNRMARMTLPSTYQTQLQNIQKSPKFRDGKAVPFPGYSAITPPAEEDSDNSDFYKDLELAQEELLKQLDSKLVVAVPPSSFHLTVADLIWNDAYRNSIAENLDFDRQLQACIRESFENYKKIIPQNSPSQWQLMGLIIFPRAIAVGLVPRNEIDYEKILRLRRSIYQNSNLMALGIEQQYYLTGHITLGYFGEIAADLDRDRLVELLSNFNDRWLGTEPQILTIRQVQLRKFGDMTAYKRELDWPVVEI comes from the coding sequence TTGGACGAAACTTATCAAGTCTACGTCAATCGGATGGCAAGAATGACCCTGCCTTCCACTTATCAGACTCAACTTCAGAACATCCAAAAGTCTCCCAAATTTCGGGATGGAAAAGCAGTTCCTTTTCCAGGTTACAGCGCGATAACGCCTCCCGCAGAAGAAGACTCAGACAATTCAGATTTCTATAAAGATCTAGAGCTTGCTCAAGAGGAGCTACTGAAACAATTAGACTCAAAATTGGTCGTAGCAGTTCCTCCAAGCAGTTTTCATTTGACGGTAGCCGACTTAATTTGGAACGATGCCTATAGGAACTCGATCGCAGAAAATCTCGACTTCGATCGCCAACTCCAAGCATGCATCCGAGAAAGCTTTGAAAATTATAAAAAAATTATTCCTCAAAACAGTCCGAGTCAATGGCAATTGATGGGATTAATTATTTTTCCCCGTGCCATAGCTGTCGGTTTAGTGCCAAGAAACGAGATAGATTATGAAAAAATTTTGCGGCTGCGGCGATCGATTTATCAAAACTCCAATTTAATGGCTCTAGGAATCGAACAACAATATTATTTAACCGGACATATAACTTTAGGTTATTTTGGTGAAATTGCTGCCGATTTAGACCGCGATCGCTTGGTCGAACTTCTGTCCAATTTTAACGATCGCTGGTTGGGAACCGAACCCCAAATACTTACCATTCGTCAAGTTCAGTTGCGTAAATTTGGGGATATGACAGCCTATAAACGAGAACTCGATTGGCCCGTTGTCGAAATTTAG
- a CDS encoding Fur family transcriptional regulator has protein sequence MKEQGAKTKPIHSLEDAIERCQTMGMRVSRQRRYILELLWEAQEHLSAREIYDRLNQQGKDIGHTSVYQNLEALSSQGIIECVERCDGRLYGNISDSHSHVNCLDSDRIIDVRVELPETLIKQIEEQTGVKITDYRIDFYGYEN, from the coding sequence ATGAAAGAACAAGGGGCAAAAACCAAACCCATTCACTCCCTCGAAGATGCTATCGAACGCTGTCAAACGATGGGGATGCGGGTTAGTCGCCAGCGCCGCTACATTCTCGAACTGCTTTGGGAAGCGCAAGAGCACTTGTCAGCCAGAGAAATTTACGACCGTTTGAACCAACAGGGCAAAGATATCGGTCACACCTCTGTTTATCAAAACTTAGAAGCCTTATCCAGTCAAGGAATAATCGAATGCGTAGAGCGATGCGACGGCAGACTCTACGGCAATATCAGCGATTCTCACAGTCATGTCAACTGTCTCGATAGCGATCGCATTATTGACGTTCGCGTCGAACTTCCAGAGACATTGATAAAACAAATCGAAGAACAAACAGGCGTTAAAATAACCGACTATCGCATAGATTTCTACGGTTACGAGAATTAA
- the holA gene encoding DNA polymerase III subunit delta, with protein sequence MPIYLFWGDDDFAIAQAVKQLQQTVLDPNWSSFNYDKISGDEPDGTIFALNQAMTPVFGTGGRFVWLVDSSVCHSCSEALLSRLQQTLPAIPNTSHLLLTSQKKPDARLKSTKLLQKYADIREFSLIPPWKTTELVEQVKQVAGQVGVNLTPAAAHLLAELLGNNTRQLWGELEKLRLYRGENFHPIDTDIVTQLVNASAQNSIKLAETLSHGNVDLALGIVADLINRNEPALRIVATLVGQFRTWAIVKLKLEAGERDEKAIATAADIANPNRVFHLRKQVQSFSSRQLLATLPILLELEMNLKKGAEPISTLQIQIVKLSQLLKKN encoded by the coding sequence ATGCCAATCTATCTTTTTTGGGGAGACGATGATTTTGCGATCGCGCAAGCAGTCAAACAACTGCAACAAACCGTGCTCGATCCTAACTGGTCGTCCTTTAACTATGATAAGATTTCTGGCGACGAACCCGATGGGACGATATTTGCCCTAAACCAGGCAATGACCCCAGTTTTTGGCACGGGAGGACGGTTTGTTTGGTTAGTCGATTCTTCTGTCTGCCACTCTTGTTCTGAAGCGTTGTTGTCTCGCTTGCAGCAAACTTTACCTGCGATTCCTAATACCTCGCATTTGCTGCTGACTTCTCAGAAAAAACCGGATGCACGACTCAAATCGACCAAATTATTGCAAAAATATGCAGATATTCGCGAATTTTCTCTTATTCCTCCTTGGAAAACGACCGAACTGGTCGAGCAAGTCAAGCAAGTTGCCGGACAAGTTGGGGTAAACCTCACGCCTGCTGCTGCTCATCTGCTTGCGGAATTACTCGGCAATAATACCAGGCAGTTATGGGGCGAACTGGAAAAGTTACGCCTCTACAGGGGAGAAAACTTTCATCCCATCGATACCGACATCGTTACTCAGCTAGTCAATGCTAGCGCTCAAAATAGCATCAAGCTAGCAGAAACCCTTAGCCATGGCAATGTCGATTTGGCTTTGGGGATAGTCGCCGATCTCATCAATCGCAACGAACCCGCACTAAGAATTGTTGCAACCTTAGTCGGACAGTTTCGGACTTGGGCGATAGTTAAACTAAAATTAGAAGCCGGGGAACGAGACGAGAAAGCGATCGCAACAGCCGCAGATATTGCCAATCCCAATCGCGTTTTTCATCTTCGCAAACAAGTTCAATCTTTTTCTTCTCGTCAATTGCTTGCTACTCTACCAATTCTCCTAGAACTCGAAATGAATCTCAAAAAAGGTGCCGAACCCATTTCGACCTTACAAATTCAAATTGTTAAACTCAGCCAACTTTTAAAAAAAAATTAA
- a CDS encoding formylglycine-generating enzyme family protein, whose protein sequence is MNTQEFEFDVVTVQPKASKINLNRSHSQYFTEELGNQIVLEMVSIPKGSFMMGSSESELEAYDSEKPQHQVTVKPFFMGKYPVTQAQWQAIAALDPVELTLNPEPARYKGTDRPVEKVSWYEAVEFCWRLSRLTGRIYRLPSEAEWEYACRAGTNSRFHFGRRLPKNLVNCYGSLSMQGYEKGTTPVGIFGVANAFGLYDMHGNVYEWCADCWHDNYEGAPSDGSAWLSEDEEGEDRVIRGGFWLSYPRHCRSAFRDSCEPDLRSSTVGFRVVCEI, encoded by the coding sequence ATGAATACCCAAGAATTTGAATTTGACGTAGTAACCGTCCAGCCAAAAGCCTCGAAAATTAACTTGAATCGAAGTCATAGTCAGTATTTCACTGAAGAATTAGGAAACCAGATCGTTCTGGAAATGGTATCTATTCCTAAAGGAAGCTTTATGATGGGTTCGTCTGAAAGCGAATTAGAAGCCTATGACAGCGAAAAACCGCAGCATCAGGTAACAGTGAAGCCTTTCTTTATGGGCAAATACCCCGTTACCCAAGCTCAATGGCAAGCGATCGCGGCACTCGATCCGGTCGAGTTGACACTCAACCCAGAACCCGCTAGATATAAAGGAACCGATCGCCCCGTCGAGAAAGTCTCTTGGTATGAAGCCGTCGAGTTTTGTTGGCGACTGTCGCGATTGACTGGAAGAATTTATCGATTGCCCAGCGAAGCCGAATGGGAATATGCCTGTCGAGCCGGAACCAATAGTCGCTTTCATTTTGGCAGAAGACTGCCGAAAAACCTGGTCAATTGTTACGGATCGCTATCGATGCAAGGATACGAAAAGGGAACTACACCCGTAGGAATTTTTGGGGTAGCCAATGCCTTCGGCTTGTACGATATGCACGGAAATGTCTACGAGTGGTGTGCCGATTGCTGGCACGACAACTATGAAGGTGCGCCGAGCGATGGAAGTGCTTGGTTGTCTGAAGATGAAGAAGGTGAGGATCGCGTAATTCGCGGGGGATTTTGGCTCTCTTATCCCAGACACTGCCGTTCGGCTTTTCGCGATAGCTGCGAACCCGATCTGAGATCGAGTACCGTCGGCTTTCGAGTAGTCTGTGAAATTTAA
- the metK gene encoding methionine adenosyltransferase — MSRRYLFTSESVTEGHPDKICDQISDTILDALLAQDDHSRVAAEVVVNTGLVLITGEITTNAHANYVDLARKKIAEIGYTDANNGFSANSCAVLVALDEQSPDIAQGVTAAHEQREELSDDELDRIGAGDQGLMFGYACNETPELMPMPISLAHRISRRLAAVRKTGDLSYLRPDGKTQVSVVYEDGRPVGIDTILISTQHTETIGEICDNAAVQAKIKADLWEAVVEPVFADIDVKPDRDTRYLVNPTGKFVIGGPQGDAGLTGRKIIVDTYGGYSRHGGGAFSGKDPTKVDRSAAYACRYVAKNIVAAGLADKCEVQVSYAIGVAKPVSIMVETFGTAKVDEEKLLEAVKQHFELRPAGIIQTFNLRRLPAQRGRFYQDVAAYGHFGRTDLDLPWEATDKAALLKEALSHSLSNATVAI; from the coding sequence TTGTCTCGCCGCTATTTATTTACTTCTGAATCCGTCACTGAAGGTCATCCCGACAAAATCTGCGACCAGATATCCGATACGATTTTGGATGCATTACTCGCCCAGGACGACCACAGCCGCGTCGCCGCAGAAGTCGTCGTTAATACGGGTTTAGTCCTCATCACTGGGGAAATTACCACCAACGCTCACGCCAACTACGTTGACTTGGCACGCAAGAAAATTGCTGAGATCGGCTACACCGATGCCAATAATGGCTTTTCTGCCAATAGCTGTGCCGTCTTAGTTGCCTTAGACGAACAATCTCCCGATATTGCTCAAGGGGTAACGGCAGCTCACGAACAACGCGAAGAACTCAGCGATGACGAATTAGACCGCATCGGCGCTGGCGATCAGGGGTTGATGTTTGGCTATGCCTGCAATGAAACGCCCGAACTGATGCCCATGCCTATCAGCCTTGCCCATCGAATTTCTCGCCGCTTGGCAGCCGTTCGCAAAACCGGAGATTTATCCTATCTACGTCCAGACGGAAAAACTCAGGTATCCGTCGTCTACGAAGACGGACGACCCGTTGGAATCGACACGATTTTAATTTCAACTCAGCATACAGAGACCATTGGCGAGATATGCGACAACGCCGCCGTTCAGGCAAAAATCAAAGCCGATCTCTGGGAAGCTGTCGTTGAGCCAGTCTTTGCAGACATTGATGTCAAACCCGATCGCGATACTCGCTATCTAGTCAATCCAACTGGGAAATTCGTCATCGGCGGTCCCCAAGGAGATGCGGGTCTAACGGGTCGGAAAATTATCGTCGATACCTATGGCGGCTATTCTCGTCATGGCGGCGGTGCTTTCTCTGGCAAAGATCCCACTAAGGTAGACCGTTCGGCTGCCTACGCTTGCCGCTATGTCGCTAAAAATATCGTCGCAGCAGGTTTGGCAGATAAGTGCGAAGTGCAAGTGAGCTACGCCATCGGGGTAGCAAAACCCGTCAGCATCATGGTAGAAACCTTCGGCACGGCAAAAGTCGATGAAGAAAAACTGCTAGAGGCAGTCAAACAGCATTTTGAACTACGTCCTGCTGGTATTATTCAGACCTTTAACTTGCGCCGCCTCCCAGCCCAGAGGGGTCGCTTCTATCAAGATGTGGCTGCCTATGGTCACTTCGGACGGACGGATCTAGATCTGCCCTGGGAAGCTACTGACAAAGCAGCACTCCTAAAAGAAGCGCTATCTCATTCTTTGTCGAATGCGACGGTTGCTATCTAA
- a CDS encoding glutathione S-transferase family protein has product MLELYQFELSQYSEKVRLILDYKGLEYKKIEVTPGIGQLELFRLSGQRQVPVLKDGETFIADSTEIAFYLDRKYPEKPIIPTEPLLRGQCLLIEEWADESIGLKGRKAFIGALNQNQNFRVSILPKNVPDFFKSLVGAVPSEFLGLLGTGVGFGPDAIKEARRGLEQDLEALTLILQNRPYLVGDEPTLADLAVAGLSTILKFPAGNYLNVPEQLKGKGIPGLADRSAYEPFFSWRDRLYAEYRKPLTGSGATDSSPTSIEID; this is encoded by the coding sequence GTGCTGGAGTTATATCAGTTTGAACTGTCCCAATATTCGGAGAAAGTCCGTTTAATCCTCGACTACAAAGGACTGGAATATAAAAAAATTGAAGTAACTCCTGGTATCGGACAATTAGAACTTTTTCGACTTTCGGGTCAGCGGCAAGTTCCCGTTCTCAAAGATGGAGAGACATTCATTGCCGATTCGACAGAGATTGCTTTCTATCTCGATCGCAAGTATCCTGAAAAACCAATTATTCCAACCGAGCCGCTTTTGCGAGGACAATGCCTTTTAATAGAAGAATGGGCGGATGAATCGATCGGGTTAAAAGGTCGCAAGGCTTTTATCGGCGCGTTAAACCAAAATCAGAATTTCCGCGTCTCAATTTTGCCCAAGAATGTCCCAGACTTTTTCAAATCCTTGGTGGGGGCAGTCCCTTCTGAATTTTTGGGTTTGTTGGGAACGGGGGTTGGCTTCGGTCCGGATGCCATTAAAGAGGCACGCCGAGGACTCGAACAAGATTTAGAAGCCCTTACTCTTATTTTACAGAATCGTCCCTATTTGGTTGGGGACGAACCGACTTTGGCAGATTTGGCAGTGGCGGGACTGAGTACGATCCTGAAGTTTCCTGCCGGAAATTATTTAAATGTTCCCGAACAACTCAAAGGCAAAGGAATTCCGGGGTTGGCAGATCGAAGTGCTTACGAGCCGTTTTTCTCCTGGCGCGATCGCCTCTATGCCGAATACCGCAAACCCTTAACTGGTAGCGGTGCAACCGATTCTAGTCCTACGTCGATAGAAATAGATTAG
- a CDS encoding pentapeptide repeat-containing protein produces the protein MSDRQPPDLIAIRQGKVKNLVHANLAGIDLAEAQLANADLSQANLMGAMLTGANLQRAILRANLRGADLSGADLTGADCRNADLRGANLLDAQSSQTSFAGAFLGGAILSHLDLSGADFRGADLRGATLIGARLDRADLSNANLSGADLSQADLEEATLNGAVLRGTNLTKANLLCAQVEQAVLTGATLKGACLEGTPLMPIRN, from the coding sequence ATGAGCGATCGCCAACCTCCAGATTTAATAGCTATCCGTCAAGGCAAAGTAAAAAACCTCGTCCATGCCAATCTCGCCGGAATTGATTTAGCGGAAGCGCAGCTAGCTAATGCGGATTTGTCTCAAGCCAATTTAATGGGAGCGATGCTGACGGGAGCGAATTTACAGAGAGCTATTTTGCGGGCTAACCTGCGAGGAGCTGACTTGAGCGGAGCCGATTTGACTGGAGCAGATTGTCGCAATGCCGACTTGCGCGGAGCCAATCTTCTAGACGCGCAATCTTCCCAAACTAGCTTTGCTGGGGCATTTTTAGGAGGCGCGATCCTCAGTCATCTAGACTTGAGCGGTGCAGATTTTCGAGGGGCGGACTTGCGGGGAGCAACGCTGATAGGAGCTAGGCTAGATAGAGCAGATTTGAGCAATGCTAACTTATCGGGAGCGGATCTCTCGCAAGCCGATTTAGAAGAAGCCACCCTAAACGGTGCTGTTTTACGAGGAACCAATTTGACCAAAGCCAATTTATTGTGTGCCCAAGTCGAGCAAGCCGTTTTGACTGGTGCTACCCTCAAAGGTGCTTGTCTTGAAGGAACCCCTTTAATGCCAATTCGCAATTAA